One genomic region from Haloprofundus salinisoli encodes:
- a CDS encoding 50S ribosomal protein L37e, protein MTGAGTPSQGKKNKTTHVKCRRCGEKSYHVKKKVCSSCGFGKSAKRREYAWQSKAGE, encoded by the coding sequence ATGACGGGAGCAGGAACCCCGAGTCAGGGCAAGAAGAACAAGACGACGCACGTCAAATGTCGTCGCTGCGGCGAGAAATCTTATCACGTGAAGAAGAAGGTCTGCTCGTCCTGCGGCTTCGGCAAGTCGGCGAAACGTCGCGAGTACGCGTGGCAGTCGAAAGCGGGCGAGTAA
- a CDS encoding LSM domain-containing protein has product MSGRPLDVLEASLNESVTVQLKDGTSYFGTLAGYDQHMNVVLEASLDGDVSGGLDVEEVEDTTIIRGDNVVTITA; this is encoded by the coding sequence ATGAGCGGACGACCCCTCGACGTCCTCGAGGCATCTCTGAACGAGTCGGTCACCGTGCAGTTGAAGGACGGCACCTCGTACTTCGGCACGTTGGCGGGCTACGACCAGCACATGAACGTCGTACTCGAAGCGAGTCTCGACGGCGACGTCTCCGGCGGCCTCGACGTGGAGGAAGTCGAAGACACAACGATTATACGCGGCGATAACGTGGTCACGATAACAGCATGA
- a CDS encoding GNAT family N-acetyltransferase, which produces MSVNVELRVDKPGQSTHGEDAWALKERIREREGVLKQRRGFFMDAYRRSQTHLLYEDERLVGFISTRRDGYILFLAVAPEIRGEGYGQRLVATVADEHRTVTCHARTTNRAALDFYEHIGFEITRRIDDYYEDGGNAYYLRLGEDGGLREKFSEFVRR; this is translated from the coding sequence GTGAGCGTCAACGTCGAACTGCGCGTCGACAAGCCGGGGCAGTCCACGCACGGAGAGGACGCCTGGGCGCTGAAAGAGCGCATCCGCGAGCGGGAGGGTGTGTTGAAGCAGCGACGCGGCTTCTTCATGGACGCGTATCGACGTTCGCAGACGCATCTGTTATACGAAGACGAACGACTCGTCGGCTTCATCTCGACGCGGCGCGACGGTTACATCCTCTTTCTGGCCGTCGCCCCCGAGATTCGCGGCGAGGGCTACGGTCAACGGCTGGTCGCCACCGTCGCCGACGAACACCGGACGGTCACCTGTCACGCGCGGACGACGAACAGGGCGGCGCTCGACTTCTACGAACACATCGGCTTCGAGATAACCCGCCGCATCGACGACTACTACGAGGACGGCGGCAACGCCTACTATCTCCGACTCGGTGAAGACGGCGGGCTACGCGAGAAATTCTCGGAGTTCGTCCGTCGGTAA
- a CDS encoding DUF502 domain-containing protein, whose amino-acid sequence MDESRRRVDQRVRKTVRDRLTDAVVSGVAVVIPLVITLFVFMVALDAISQYLDILSDYLVQLPWISEVPTARYVNRELAIELLTPVVLAGIILFVGFVVEGSKYGERAVDYFDAVLGAVPGVGAVYESFRQMSDVVLESDVRNFRDVKLVEFPADGVYTLGFVTTETPPRLTDATDHDEMLTMFLPLAPNPVVGGHLVHLPTSKVHDVEMTVEEGIRAIVTSGVAIGPASEGDVGLSESQLRSLSAIEASAEPKRRTNGEDETDSLNDGLGSDADGDATDRDGDAIMAPSDDSE is encoded by the coding sequence ATGGACGAGTCGCGGCGGCGTGTCGACCAACGGGTCCGAAAGACGGTGCGAGACCGCCTGACAGACGCCGTCGTCTCCGGCGTCGCGGTCGTCATTCCGCTCGTCATCACTCTCTTCGTGTTCATGGTGGCGCTCGACGCCATCTCACAGTATCTCGACATACTCTCGGACTACCTCGTGCAGTTGCCGTGGATATCGGAGGTTCCGACGGCCAGATACGTAAACCGGGAGTTGGCTATCGAACTGCTCACGCCGGTCGTTCTCGCCGGAATTATCCTCTTCGTCGGGTTCGTCGTCGAGGGCTCGAAGTACGGCGAACGCGCCGTCGATTACTTCGACGCCGTTCTCGGCGCGGTTCCCGGCGTCGGGGCTGTGTACGAGAGTTTCCGGCAGATGAGCGACGTGGTCCTCGAAAGCGACGTCCGGAACTTCCGCGACGTGAAGCTGGTCGAGTTCCCCGCCGACGGCGTCTACACGCTCGGCTTCGTCACCACCGAGACGCCGCCGCGACTCACCGACGCCACCGACCACGACGAGATGCTGACGATGTTTCTCCCGCTGGCACCGAACCCGGTGGTGGGCGGCCATCTCGTTCACCTCCCGACGTCGAAGGTCCACGATGTCGAGATGACCGTCGAGGAGGGCATTCGCGCCATCGTGACCAGCGGCGTCGCCATCGGACCGGCCTCCGAGGGGGACGTCGGACTCTCCGAGAGCCAACTGCGGAGTCTCTCCGCCATAGAGGCGAGCGCCGAACCGAAGCGTCGGACCAACGGCGAGGACGAGACCGACAGCCTCAACGACGGTCTCGGCTCCGACGCCGACGGGGACGCGACTGACCGTGACGGAGACGCGATTATGGCCCCGAGCGACGATAGCGAGTAG